GGGCTGGTGATGGAGCGGCGCCGCGCCGGCGGCCAGGCCCAGCATTCGGCGCTGCTCGAGTTCGACGCCCCCACCGACCGCATCCAGGGCGTTCTCGCCTATGCGAGGCAGAACCTGTCCTTGCCCCTGACCACCGAAGACCTCGCCGCGGTCGCCTGCCTCAGCCCGCGCCAGTTCTCGCGGTTGTTCCGCGCGGAAACCGGCAGCTCGCCGGCCAAGGCTGTCGAGGCCCTGCGCGTTGAGGCGGCCCGGCTCATGCTGGAGGAGAGCCGCCTGCCGATCGAGGAGATCGCCGGCGCGGTCGGCTTCGCCAACCGCGAGCGGATGCGCCGCGCCTTCCTGCGCGTCCACGGCGCGATCCCGCGGGCGATCCGCCGCGCCGCCGGGCCGCTCGCCGTGATCTGAGTCGAGGCGGACCGGGTTCGGCCACAGTCGAGCCCGCTCGCGTCGCTCCGCCGGGCACGCGTCTGTCGAGAATTGGACAACCCCATGCGGGTAATCGATCCAGCGACATGTCCGAAAACGCGGCTTTTTTGACGTGGCCGGCCCGGAAGAGCGCCGCTAAGCTTGAGCTTGAGTTGTCTCGCTCGCTTTCGAAGGGTCGCGGCCATGGTGAACCTGACGATCAACGGCCGCCAGCACGCGGTCGATGCCGAACCCGACACGCCGCTGCTGTTCGTCCTGCGCGACACGCTCGGCATGACAGGGACGAAGTACGGGTGCGGCATCGCGCAGTGCGGGGCCTGCACCGTCCTCCTCGACGGGCAGGCGACCCGGTCCTGCCAGGTTCCGCTCGAGAGCGTCGGCAGTCAGGCCGTCACCACCATCGAGGCGATCGAGCAGGATGCCGTCGGGCGCAAGGTGGTGGAGGCCTGGGTCTCCGTACAGGTGCCGCAATGCGGCTATTGCCAGTCGGGTCAGGTCATGGCCGCCACCGCGCTGCTGAAGCAGACACCGCGGCCGAGCGATGCCGAGATCGCCGACGCGATGACGAACCTGTGCCGGTGCGGCACCTACAACGCGATCGCCGCCGCCGTGCGGCAGG
The sequence above is drawn from the Methylobacterium mesophilicum SR1.6/6 genome and encodes:
- a CDS encoding (2Fe-2S)-binding protein; protein product: MVNLTINGRQHAVDAEPDTPLLFVLRDTLGMTGTKYGCGIAQCGACTVLLDGQATRSCQVPLESVGSQAVTTIEAIEQDAVGRKVVEAWVSVQVPQCGYCQSGQVMAATALLKQTPRPSDAEIADAMTNLCRCGTYNAIAAAVRQAAA